The Columba livia isolate bColLiv1 breed racing homer chromosome 18, bColLiv1.pat.W.v2, whole genome shotgun sequence genome includes a region encoding these proteins:
- the LOC102084693 gene encoding TBC1 domain family member 24: MAAGHMLQVGLSLPRSPGGAASGFPTAEGDDVGTGQEMLGSSPVTVVITSEADTWDIDASACLGCGKFVDWDKMPELEQQANIPQDILSKPPKELKKLAREGYWAASRALRAQVYHHLLQQVSCRLVTPDALVYRDVASRLFGKLSVSSHPLPEFLEGCSLPTYCLSLEGVTALKKILICIGHLFPDITYSPILPSLVALLLHYSEDEAQCFENIARLIASNAPHTSYIDQSFLAHQASCMTFGDLANKHCPAAHKLIASTSENVFEVYSEWLSWLFQDLPFSYAIRVFDVYLLEGQKVLYRIALALLKQYRLSVSSPELEGTDIKADLQAFAQNIAAHVTVDKLLERAFGIRLFSRKEIWLLQMANRKALMERGITMVQGRQSFHLAVDMQNFSSSIVTAQEMRIIWSWIPERFSLFPPLLLFSTSQDGCSLQRFYTCCEGYEPTVLLIKTTEGEVCGAFLSSDWSERKKSSATSGFFGTGECFVFTVRPETERYEWVFIKKPELAKAVPRSRQRSPSPSPVSLLGSSPDGHSTSSNRLTVPTPQRRGRLSPFLAIRHFLLPSKTASMFMSGSWEGIIIGGGGGQALSLDANLLWGHTERCETFDNPPLCQENFKVQLLEVWGFQNAQVP; this comes from the exons ATGGCAGCGGGGCACATGCTGCAGGTGGGGCTCAGCCTGCCCCGCTCCCCTGGGGGGGCGGCCAGCGGCTTTCCCACAGCCGAGGGTGATGACGTGGGCACCGGGCAAG AGATGTTGGGTTCATCTCCAGTCACAGTCGTGATCACGTCCGAGGCTGACACCTGGGACATCGACGCCTCCGCTTGTCTGGGCTGCGGGAAGTTTGTGGATTGGGACAAGATgccagagctggagcagcaggcgAATATCCCCCAAGATATCCTCAGCAAACCCCCAAAGGAGCTGAAGAAGCTGGCGAGAGAAGGCTACTGGGCAGCCAGCCGCGCTCTTAGAGCTCAGGTGTACCACCACCTCCTCCAGCAGGTCTCCTGCCGCCTCGTCACCCCAGACGCTCTCGTCTACAGAGACGTGGCGAGTCGGCTCTTCGGGAAGCTGAGTGTGAGCTCCCACCCTTTGCCCGAGTTCCTGGAAGGATGCTCCCTGCCTACATACTGCCTCAGCCTGGAAGGGGTCACTGCCTTGAAGAAGATCCTCATCTGCATCGGCCACCTTTTCCCTGACATAACCTACAGCCCCATCCTCCCCTCGCtggtggctctgctgctgcactaCAGTGAAGATGAAGCTCAATGCTTCGAGAACATCGCCCGCCTCATTGCCAGCAATGCCCCCCACACCAGCTACATTGACCAGTCCTTCCTAGCACACCAGGCCTCCTGCATGACTTTTGGGGACCTGGCCAACAAGCACTGCCCAGCTGCTCACAAACTCATAGCCAGCACCTCCGAGAACGTCTTTGAGGTCTACTCCGAATGGTTATCGTGGCTCTTTCAGGACCTCCCCTTTAGTTACGCCATCCGTGTCTTTGATGTCTACCTGCTGGAGGGGCAGAAGGTTCTCTACCGCATCGCTCTGGCCTTGCTGAAGCAGTACAGGCTCTCGGTGAGCTCCCCCGAGCTGGAGGGGACCGACATCAAGGCAGACCTGCAGGCTTTTGCCCAGAACATTGCTGCGCACGTCACCGTGGACAAACTCCTCGAGAGAGCCTTTGGCATCCGGCTGTTCTCCCGCAAGGAAATCTGGCTCCTCCAGATGGCCAACAGGAAGGCACTAATGGAGAGGGGCATCACCATGGTGCAGGGCAG GCAGTCCTTCCACCTGGCCGTGGACATGCAGAACTTCAGCTCCAGCATCGTAACGGCTCAGGAGATGCGCATCATCTGGTCCTGGATCCCTGAGCgcttctccctcttccccccgctgctgctcttctccacGTCCCAGGACGGGTGCAGCCTGCAGAG GTTTTACACATGCTGTGAAGGCTACGAACCCACGGTGCTGCTCATAAAAACAACAGAGGGGGAG GTGTGCGGGGCATTTCTCTCCTCTGACTGgagtgaaaggaagaagagcagTGCGACATCGGGCTTTTTTGGGACAGGAGAGTGCTTTGTGTTCACT GTGCGCCCCGAGACAGAGCGGTACGAGTGGGTGTTCATCAAGAAGCCGGAGCTGGCCAAAGCCGTGCCGCGCTCACGCCAGCGCTCACCTTCCCCCTCTCCCGTGTCCCTCCTCGGCTCCTCCCCGGACGGCCACAGCACCAGCTCGAACCGTCTCACCGTGCCCACGCCGCAGAGGAGAGGCCGTCTCTCTCCATTTCTGGCCATCAGGCATTTCCTTCTGCCTTCCAAAACAGCCTCCATGTTCATGTCTGGCTCTTGGGAAGGGATCATTATTG GTGGAGGGGGAGGCCAAGCTCTGTCCCTTGACGCCAACCTGCTCTGGGGGCACACAGAGCGCTGCGAGACCTTCGACAACCCGCCGCTCTGCCAGGAGAACTTCAAGGTGCAGCTCTTGGAAGTGTGGGGCTTTCAAAACGCGCAGGTCCCATAG
- the STX8 gene encoding syntaxin-8 isoform X3, with translation MAPDPWLPLHAAACQLAQEVAERIQERNRCQRNGESPAKLNVVLRSSLQNLREKIDQLKDLLLRAVSTHQITQLEGDRRQNLVDDLLTRHKQLQASYKNEGPEPDVIRSSLMTGGAKRGVTNPWLLEESEETRGLGFDDLRQQQRRIIEGAVLCSRCPSLETSSEIKLSKALEGVPGFARIPGFGLQWRSH, from the exons ATGGCTCCGGACCCCTG GCTGCCGCTGCACGCCGCCGCCTGCCAGCTCGCCCAGGAGGTCGCGGAGAGAATCCAGGAGCGGAACCGCTGCCAGAGGAACGGGGAGAGCCCGGCCAAG CTCAATGTGGTTCTCAGATCATCGCTGCAGAATCTCAGGGAGAAGATCGATCAGCTGAAGGACTTGCTGCTTCGGGCTGTGTCAACACACCAGAT cacacagctggaggGGGACAGGCGGCAGAATTTGGTGGATGATCTTCTCACGAGACACAAACAACTTCAGGCGTCTTACAAGAATGAAGGCCCAGAACCAGACGTGATAAG GTCTAGCCTAATGACCGGAGGGGCCAAACGAGGCGTCACCAACCCATGGCTTTTGGAAGAGTCTGAGGAGACCAGAGGGCTCGGCTTTGACGAtctcaggcagcagcagcgaaGGATCATAGAAG GAGCAGTCCTGTGCTCGCGGTGTCCTTCCCTGGAAACATCTTCTGAAATCAAGTTGTCAAAGGCGTTAGAGGGCGTCCCTGGGTTTGCCCGTATTCCTGGGTTTGGTTTGCAGTGGAGATCCCATTGA